Proteins from one Mycobacterium adipatum genomic window:
- a CDS encoding alpha/beta fold hydrolase, translating into MTGDMWAGQAAEFGTGNRIVLVDPPGHGGSEKLSSTFSFDDCAQCVVDVLDGLGIERAHFVGNSWGGMIGGTFAARYPDRIGRAVLMNCTASPAGRRQRLEYGLLLRTAALLGGIRGPLTREVLKAFLGPTTFRDRPEVVSFVRAALRRVDIRSSAWAVTSVVPRRPDQRALLGAVRTPVLVVAGAEDATFPVPETLEMAAAIPGAATAVLDGVAHLAALENPHLVNALIKDFVLDA; encoded by the coding sequence ATGACAGGCGATATGTGGGCCGGGCAGGCCGCGGAGTTCGGCACCGGAAACCGGATCGTCCTGGTGGACCCGCCGGGCCACGGCGGCAGCGAAAAGCTGAGTAGCACTTTCTCTTTCGACGACTGCGCCCAGTGCGTGGTGGATGTGCTCGACGGGCTGGGGATCGAGCGGGCGCATTTCGTGGGCAACTCCTGGGGCGGCATGATCGGCGGAACCTTCGCCGCCCGGTATCCGGACCGGATCGGCCGCGCGGTGCTGATGAACTGCACCGCGTCACCGGCGGGGCGGCGGCAGCGCCTCGAGTACGGACTGCTGTTACGCACGGCGGCGCTGCTCGGCGGGATCCGCGGGCCCCTGACACGTGAAGTGCTGAAGGCCTTCCTGGGGCCGACGACGTTTCGCGACCGACCCGAGGTGGTGTCCTTCGTCCGCGCCGCGCTCCGGCGGGTCGACATCCGGTCCAGCGCCTGGGCCGTCACCAGCGTCGTGCCGCGTCGACCGGATCAGCGGGCACTGCTCGGCGCCGTGCGCACCCCGGTGCTCGTGGTGGCGGGCGCCGAGGATGCGACCTTCCCGGTGCCCGAGACGCTGGAGATGGCCGCCGCCATTCCCGGCGCGGCCACCGCGGTGCTCGACGGCGTCGCCCACCTGGCCGCACTCGAGAATCCGCACCTCGTCAACGCGCTGATCAAGGACTTTGTGCTCGACGCGTAG